The nucleotide window GTCGTGTTGGATCCAGGTAGGGAGTCCTCTAAACTTGGTGGGAGTACTGATTCAGAGGCCAGGGCTTCCTCGTGACTGCTCAGGGCCCTCCTCAGTAGGGTGAGTCTATGGTTCAGGATGTCATCCACCATCTGTATCACAGTCTGGGGTGTCACCTCATCCCCCCTCAGCCAGGGCAGCTCCTGGCCCAGCTTACACAGCACCTCCTTCAGCTCGGTCACCCGCTTCGGAGCTATGGAGGACTTGGTCACCTTGGCCATCTGGCAAAACCTGGCCAGTGTGTATTTGAGCCGGGTCTGTGTGGGTTTCAGGGACTGCCAAGCCAGGAAAATGGAGGCCGTGAGGATGGGGATGGGCTGGCGGCCAGTCACTAGCCAGGCATCTGCAGCCAGCTCCAACAGGACAGCAGCTCGCTTTGTCAAATCCTTGGAGGACTCCGACAACTCTTCATGGACATGTTGAGGACTTAGTTTGTATctgacagagaaaggagagaaaagacagTTTCTCAATAAGCATCAAATGTCTACCTAATAACAACATGTGCTATGTCAGGCAATTTATTTATCATCAGGCAATCAAGGCTAATGTTTATAGTTGAGGTGATTGACTTACGCCTGACAGTGTGTCTCCAGTAGGTTAATGATACTGGTGGGGGGAGCCTCTATCTTCAGAGTCTTCACCATCTCCTGGTAGACCACGCCTATCAGCCTGGGGTTCGCCTCCAGGAGACAACAAATGGTTCCCATGGCGatgggccagctgtgctgcctgCAGGTTGCCAGCACGCAGCATCCTGCCAGAACCTCTTTCTTCTGCAGACTAACCCTGATGAAGTTAGGGTGCTCATAGGCCTGCTTAAAATGGGTCTCTGCAGTCTCCTCCatgaggaaagtgagtctgagaaTACGACAGAGAGCACGCACCCGTTGTATGCCTGTTTGGAGGAAGTGATACATTATTGCCAGTCAAACATGACTAAAATACACAGCATTTTGTGATATCCAGCCCTCACATTGTGTCAGAAACAGGTAGTCAGTAGTTCTACAGGGAAACGGTGCAGTTCCTACCATTGATTAGATTCCGGCATGGCTTCTTGTCCACTTCTGTGCTATTACTGTATCTTACATCTACAGGACCAAAACAAGCAGACAAGGAAATACAAACAAAGTGTTCAATTAAATCAGTCACAATATAGACAGCAGGCATGTGGAATAGCCTTACAGAAGACTGCATGACCTACACTCAGTAGGAAAGCACATTCTTAGCTGCATAAATATTTGTGCTAAGATGGTGACAGATAAATCAGTAAGTTagataactaacgttagctacctgTGCCCTGTGTCTCTTCACTTCGGGTAGTGGTGAGTAGACCTTCGGATACCACAGCGCCACAATCTGCACATACAAGTTGTGGCTGTGAATAATGTTCGTCGTCCACTATGTCGAGCGAGCCACACTCCGGACACTTCAAACCGACATTAGCCATCTTCAGGTTGATGTATGTTGGTTAAAGTTAGCTAGCAAATCATACATTTGTGAGTCAATACCATTCATGTACTGTGAACGACCAATGAACGTTTCGAGTTCTTAATGTGAGCTCAGCCTTTATGATCCGTGTAGGAACAAGGCACCCTTACTTTCGTTCCGCTATTGAAAACTACTGCAACGTTCTATTGGAACAGCGCATTTTATCCATACGTTACGTTCATTGCGTGTAATCGATGCGTCAAGCTTTATTTAAAGGTTTATCACAAGATATTAATACACACTTTACAGATGAG belongs to Oncorhynchus keta strain PuntledgeMale-10-30-2019 chromosome 9, Oket_V2, whole genome shotgun sequence and includes:
- the brf2 gene encoding transcription factor IIIB 50 kDa subunit, which encodes MANVGLKCPECGSLDIVDDEHYSQPQLVCADCGAVVSEGLLTTTRSEETQGTDVRYSNSTEVDKKPCRNLINGIQRVRALCRILRLTFLMEETAETHFKQAYEHPNFIRVSLQKKEVLAGCCVLATCRQHSWPIAMGTICCLLEANPRLIGVVYQEMVKTLKIEAPPTSIINLLETHCQAYKLSPQHVHEELSESSKDLTKRAAVLLELAADAWLVTGRQPIPILTASIFLAWQSLKPTQTRLKYTLARFCQMAKVTKSSIAPKRVTELKEVLCKLGQELPWLRGDEVTPQTVIQMVDDILNHRLTLLRRALSSHEEALASESVLPPSLEDSLPGSNTTCLEGAASSQTPGQTPKEPFVGEPDTGSVQQQGDVDLTYTVVMEGLPHTGPGTDSQHSQPSVPNSGKRSLFEPPSVRYAKIRRVQVPVVEVTGDEEISDSEIDSYIRTPQEIRDYVEAKEALASSDDEL